In Candidatus Moanabacter tarae, the genomic stretch CCGACGCCTAAGAGACAAACATGCATTTTCTGGGATTTATCTTTGGTTTCTAGGTTTCGATCATTCTCTCTGACTAGATTTTCAGAGAATTCCCCCGTTCGGGAATCTAGGCAATAGTCTAAAGCAACCGGCCCTAAGTATAGATACTTCTCATTTGCCAGGCATCTACGGATTGCAGAATAGAGTCTCCTCCCAAAGCGCACATCGAGACTCCAACGCTGTCTTCTCGTTCGGGGTAAACTCGTAAACCCATTGCCTGACGACCGTTGGCAAACAGTTCCAAGACGCTCTTGTCGATAAAGATTCGGAGGTCGAGCGATTCCCCTTTTTTCAATTTAAATGGAGCGGTTTCGGGTGGACGTGCAAGAAGATTGTCTGAAAGGGATCCATGCGAATTATCGATGACTAGAGAGTCATCCTTGTCTTGATAGTCCTCGGGGCTCGTGGCTAAACCGCCGGCCTTGAGGAACCGGATTGAAGTGTATTCCTCGCGGTTGGGTGAACGCAACAGATCGATGCGGATTTCGCGAGCGTTTCCACAGTCTAATTTAGCCGAGAGTTCCATCGTGTTTCCTTCGATTCCATCAAGTAAAATCTCCTTGTTTGCGGGAAGGGATATATTGCTCATATGCTTATGGTCGCCACGCTGATCCTCGATTGCTGATACCGGTTCGATTTGTAGCAGGCCCTCGTCAACAAGTGTGAGCCGGCGAGCTAGGGACATGACGTGATTCCAACCTTCAGTATTTTTGCCCTGATTGATGTTGTGAATTACTAAGATACCTCCCTTCCCGTCTGGGAAAGCTGATGGGGCGTGCACCCCACCATTACGGAGGGGTCCGAAGTTGAATCGACCGTGATGGGTAACATGGAAACGGTGATGGACCTTGTTGTAATCGCCAATCAGATACTGGGACCCGCGCTGATGGCTGGCGAAGAGAAGAATGTGTCTATGGCCGATTGGCCAAAAATAGGGGACAGCCCCGTCCTCGCCTGGTAACGTAAAAATGTCATTCTCAATGAAGCTACCAAGAAATATCCATCGTTCCAAATCTTGAGAGTAAAATAGAAACTCCGCCATGCGACAATCGTCGAAAATAGAACCGTCTGTAAAGCCACCTGAGAGTGAGTAATAGCCATCCTCCTCGCGCCAGATGCATGGATCACCCACCCGGTAGGGGCGGCCTTTATCATCGGGAATTATATCTGGTATGACAGTTTTACCTGTGATCTTTTCCCAGTTCAGAAGAAGAGGGTCGGAGCTAACAGCAACCATTTGCCCCTCCTCGATTCCATGATACATCGCTATCACCCGGTTTTCTTCGACGAATATGCTACCACTGTAGCACTTGTCCTCTGGGTCAGGATATATTGCTAAGGGCAAATCATGCCAGTGGACTAAATCTTCGCTATAGACGTGGCCCCAGTGCTGCCGTGTGTCTTCAGGAGGATAAGCCTGGTAGAATAAATGGTATCGTCCTTGCCAGAAACAGAGACCGTTGGGGTCGTTCAGGTTCCCCTCCGGATTGACGTAGTGGTAGATGGGTCGATGAGGGTCAGTGGAAAGCTTTTTTCGGGAAGCACGAAATCGGTTGAGCAGCTCGTCAGATTCTAGCTGCACGATTTGCTCTTTTAAAGTTGTCGCGTAAGTGCGATATGGTGCTCTCGATTTGCGATTCACAGATGTGTTCATGATAGACTCCGACATATTAAAGCAGACCACGGCGTCGACTGTTTGGAAGTCTCAAGTGTTCTCACCGTGACAAGACATTTAGCCGCCGTCAACTTCTCATACTCTCTACCATCATCTGGAGAGTTGTGTAATGAGGTTCGTCATTCTTTGCTAAGAAGGTTCCACGAATTCTCGAGCTGGATTTGGGGAAACCATTGTAAAGAACTATAAAACGGGTATCAAACAAATGGATAATTCTTTTCTTTGAAGGTTGTTTGATGCGGGCGATTATGCTATGAAGGTCTTTTCACGCGTTACATCTAATGAAAGGCTGTTCATGAAAAAAGAAGCGATTTATCCGGATACTGGGAACAAGTCGAGTGCCCCCTTATCACCAGGTATCAAAGCTGGTGGATTCATCTTCGTTTCAGGTCAAGTTCCTGTTGATCCAAAGACAGGCGAGATCGTCGAAGGAGGTATTGAACAGCAAACGCTTCAAACCATCGAAAACATTAGTGAAATTCTTGAAGCAGCGGGATCATCGTTGGATAAAGTTGTTAAATGTACTGTTTTCCTAACTGATATCAGTGAGTTTTCGCGGATGAATGAAGTTTATAGTAGTTTCTTTTGCAATGTTCCACCGGCTAGATCCACCATAGAGGTTAGCAAATTGGCGATCGACATAAAGGTTGAGATCGAGGCCGTAGCGCTAGTCGATTGAGAAGAAGTGATATTCAGGGTTAAGTGAAAGAAGTTTGAAAGGATAGCCCGAAGTCCGATCGAAAGATTATTTTCTACGGGGATACAGTTAACAGCCGTCTAGGTCGTTCTCGCCGCTGACTTAGGTACAGTGTTTGTCGCAGTCTCAGTCTCATCGATATTGCGGAATCCGCTGACGATGATGTTATCTTTGCGGTCGAGAATATTATCCTTGTCGATCCTGTGGGCATCGTTAGCTGCCCTACCAATTGGTCGAAGAGTTGCATCGTGGTAGCCGAAACGGACCGACTTACGCCATGAATCCGTTCGATTACAGTTTGACCAGTGGATCGTATGATAGCTAAAAAAAATCACATCGCCCGAGTTTGCTGGTATCTCAACGTAATCTAATGCGTCGGGGTGAAATTTTTCCGTTGGAAGATGGGGAGCTGTTTCCGGACCCATGATATGCTCAAGTGGCCCTAGTTTGTGACTTTCGGGGACCACACACAGACACCCACTTTCCCTAGGGGTGTCATCCAGATGAAGAAGGCAGTCGACAAAATTTGGGCCATTGTATGGATAAAAGGGATAGTCCTGATGCATGGGAAAGGGGGTTCCGAGTTCCGGCGGTTTCGCGTGCAGAACGGTATGGTGCCATTGAACGGTGTCGCCGATGAGGTCTTCAACACATCCAACCAGCTTGGGATGCAATATCACACGGGACCATGCTGCAGAATAATAATGTGGGTTGTGCATTAAAATAGCTTTCGTATTCAGTTGTTCATCTTCTGATAGATAACGATTTCGCCAAGGGCCTTTCCACCCTATTGTTTCCTGGCCCCATTGCTCGATGATACGGATCATATCGGTTGCTAGCTGCTCTGTCTCTTCATCTGTGAACAAATCTTTAACCTTGAGAAACCCATCTCGGTTATAAGCATATATCTCTTCTTTTTTTAGCATCTTAGTTTACTTTGCTAGGGGTTGAGTTTACACAGGCAGAAATTGACTACAATGCACAGAGTGTTTCGTGAGCCCAATTGATGGTTATCCTATCTAGCGCTTGGCCTGGCAGTCAAGATTTCGGGAGTCAAAAGAGAATTCAAAATTGAGTAGTTTTCAAATTTAGTCCATGAAGAGCTCTATGAATCTGAGTAATGGAGCCAAAGAGACAGATTTCCAATCTACCTCTTTAGTTTTTCCGGATAAGAATTTACCATCCCTTTGCTCTTTTGTTTTGTGACCGAATAGGGTTATATTTCAGCTGCCGCCCTTATCTTTATACAATTGTGAAGCCTTTCAATATAGATCATGGACAACGAAGTTAAGAATCCTCCCAGAGGGATTTTCCCAATGCTTCTAACCTTGGGGCCGGGAATTGTAATAACGGGCGGTGTTATCGGTTCGGGAGAGCTCATCATTACCCCACTTCAGGCTGCAAAGTTTGGATTCGTGCTGCTTTGGGCAGTGGTTATCTCCTGCCTTATTAAATACTTCTTACAGGTCGAAGTGGGGAGGCACTGTATTGTTCATCAGCGTACTATCTTTGAATCCCTCAATGCATGTACTGGCCCAAAGTTTCGTGGGACTTCATGGATTGTGCTGCTTTTCATGTTAGCGTGGACTCTGGCCCAGATCGGAGCCGTAGGAATGGTGGGAGCATTAGCCGGGCTGTTGCACGGATTACTACCGTTGAAGGAAGGCTGGTCTATCCCCATCTGGGCAGTGATCGTGGTCTGTGCGATTCAGGCTGTGCTTTGGAAGGGTCTGTACCGCCATTTGGAACGGGCAATTATAACTCTCGTCTTGGGTTTCAGTTTTTCGGTTTTCATTGCCCTAGCTATGTTGCAGGGCACGGATTATGCTCTAAATGCGGGTGATATTCTATCCGGACTCACATTTTCCCTAGGTGACGCGCCTCAGTTAGCGGCTTATGCAGTAATCAGTTTGATGGGAGCTCTGGGGGTTGCTGCAACTGAACTTTTTGTCTATTCCTACTGGGTCCTGGAGAAGGGCTATGCTAAAAACGTGGGACCTCCAGATTCGGAGGGCTGGCAGCAACGAGCCCGTGGCTGGATACGAACGCTGCAAATTGATGCCGGCTTAGCCACCCTCCTCACAACCACAGTGACAGTTTCTTACTTTTTGCTGGGTTGTGCCATTTTATTTCGGCAGGGAAAGACACCAGAAGGGATGGGGGTGGTCGAGCAGATGGCCCTGATTTACACGGACACCTATGGGACCTGGTCGCATTCGCTATTTCTTTTTGGAGCTTTTTGCACTCTTACTTCGACTGTGATGTCAGGGGCCGCAGCCAACGGTAGGGCGTTTGCCGATCTTTTCTGTAGCTTGGGATTTCTGGATCGAAATAGACCAAAAGACATCCAGCGATCGCATCGGATCGTCCAAAGTGTGTTTCTTGGAAGTTTGCTGATTCTGTTTCTTTGGATTCAGAAACCTCCCGCTACCCTTGTAGTTCTGAGCGGATACTTGATTGCGATGTTCGGAACCCCCTTGGCCATAATCGGTATCTGCTGGCTTGCATTTAAGACTGATCTAAGAGTACGAATGAGTCGTATAACGGCGGCCCTCCTTCTCTGCTCGGTGACCGTGATCTTGGCATGTTTGCTTTTCGCACTTCTGGTGCAAATCGGTGTTCTCAAGGGGGCCTAATTAGCAGATCCAATTTTGGAGCAAAACCGCAATTGTGCCTCATGCAAATGTCAATGGCACGTCATCCGGGGTATTGTAAGGGGGTATAGCAGTCAGCGCTCTAATCTTCACGGGATCATCCTGAGCAGCTACACGATTGGTGCGATAGCGGAATTGCTGAATCTCGAATGCTGTATTTCGCGACCAGTCAGCTAGTTCCTGTCTGCGATGGAGGTCATTTTCAGTGAGTTCACGAATCCAACGTGTGGCCCATTCAACATGGACTAACTCATCAGCTAGAATGAAATCCAAGAGCTCCGCGAGTTTGTGTTTTTTCGCCTCAAGGGCCAACTTGATCCATACATTTAAGGTACCACAAAGCAAGGACTCTCCCCAGCAGTTGTTGACTGAGATGCGGCTCAGAGGATCTTCCCCGTATTGGGTCAACCGCCAAATTATGCCAGACCATGGGAACTGGCCTAATCTAGCGCCCTGATCTTGCGTTGCTTTCACTACAATCTGTATGTGGCGTGCTTCGTCCCAAATTTGGTGAGCGATATCCATTCTCATTTTCCAAGGGAGATCCGGAAAATCCGCGAGCATCTTTCCCAGACGATCTACCGTGTCGATTTCACCATAAATAAGGGTGTGAAGCCTGTAAGCAAAAAATTCCCGCGAGCCGAGTTCACATATCGGAGCGGTCGATCGAAAGACTTCTTCGTCCTCGGAGTACCAAAATGGTTCTTCGACGATTGGGTAGTCTACCGGCTTGGATTTCTTTGAATAGGAGTAGGTTCCCTTACTCACCCTTGTCCTTTTTGATGTATCCCCGTTTCTCTGTTGTCGAAGCTCGGCATCAATCGTCTTATCCGCGACAAAGCTCTCGGAGGGCTCAGCATACGGAAGCCAATGAGCTTCTACGCCTGATCCGGTGACTCCCCCGCATTCAAGAAGGTCCTGTTCGAGCTCGCCTTGCCAGGCGACAGCTCGAGACCGGTCTTCTACAGTTGTGGTAAAGGACTCGATTACTGCTTGGCCCCAAAGGACATGAGCTTGCTCAGATGCGGCCATTTGTGTAAGCAGTTTACACGTTGGTTCGTCAGCGAGCGGATCTGTAGTGTCAGTGTGGTAAGTGTAAGCACTAACCAGGTGTGGTTTAAGGACCTTATAAACGCCTACCAACCGTTCCAAAGTCAGTGGAGCCAGCCATATTTTCTCGCAAAGATGTGCAAATTTATCGTTGGGCGGTTCCTGGCGATCCGATGATGAGCGCAGCTGGGCGATTCGAGTACCAACTTGGTCGGAATGCTGCGCATCTTCCCAGAGATGGGAGCCGAAAGCTGCTCGGACAACGAGTGAAGGAGTGGTGTGACACCACCCCCCAAGCATCTCCATTATTTGGATTTCAGTGTAACGGTAGCAGCGCAATCTACGTGAGGTCTCCCTAACTGTAAATCTTCCTCCAAATTCCCTACGGTCGACTATTGGCATGACAATATTATAATTATATCCTAAGATTCGTTAATGGCCTTTATTGTAACAGGACGCTGTCGCAATTGTAAACACACTGATTGTGTGGATGTTTGTCCAGTTGATTGCTTCTCCGAAGATGACCAAATGCTTTACATAGATCCGGACAGTTGCATCGACTGCGCTGCTTGTGTTCCGGAATGTCCAGTGGAAGCCATTTTCGAGGAATCCGAGGTTCCTGAGATTCATCAGAGATGGATAGCCATCAATGCAGATAGAGCACCTGCTGCTGAGAATATAACGGAAAAAAAGGATCCCTTGCCAACGGCGCGGACGCTTGATGAGATTTTATCCCAAGAAGAGGTCGGAGGGCAGTAGTATACAAGCCTCCTGAACCTTTCTTCCATCTCTGGTTACCAAAACCTTGTCCTCTCAAAGTTCCCTCTTATCGCGTAAAGATTTCCCTCTGAGAGCTCGATGTCGATGAAAACTTGTTTCCCCACAACTTCAGCAAGGTCCTTGCCGGAGTTCCATTGTGGTTCGTAAAATAATTCATCTCCGGTAAAAGGCACTGATTCATCGAAGCTTAGACCTGGGATTGGGGCTCCGGTTTCATCCAGAATCTGCACCCGGGCCGAGCCATACGGCACCTTAAGATTAATCTGTAATTCTGGTCCCTTGATATCCAAGCCCCTTAGCGTAATCCGACCTTGAGTCGCATAGGATTCGAGATAAACAAAGCCATCCAGGCGAAGCGTGTGGAGCATCAGTGCAGCATCATTCAGTTTCTGGTTGCTAAAATGTTCTGCTTTGGAACCGCCTGAGTAGAATCTTATAGTATTATCCGGGGCAACGACCATCGAGCTAGCATAGACACTGCCACCGCCATGTTCGCCGCGTTCGTTCCGTTTAATAAATGGTTGGTGGAAGGCTCGATTGAAGCCGTCGCCAGTATAGCTGTAAGTTAGGGCAGAGTCAATTGGGCCGAACCATTTAATATGCCCAATTTCACTAGGATCCGTGTGGAGATACCAAAGAAGTCCGACAAACATGCCTTCATATTGGAATATAGGCATTCCATAGAACTGAACCATGGGCGGGTCTTCGGAGTCTGGGAAAACTATTAGACGTGGCTCAGAGAATTCCTTGAAGTCTTTGGTCTCGATCAAAGCGACTCGGCGTTCGCCCACTCTGAGACGATTGGCAATTCCGTAGGTTTTTTTCTGCTCATTGTAGAAGACACAAATAGGAGTATCCAAGTGGACTCTTTTGCCCCATCCTTGGTCCTGAAATTTCCATGTGATTCCGTCGCCAGAAGTCAAAATGCGTTGCTCTGATTCTTCCCATGCGCCGTAGGTACAAAGGTACTTTAAGCGACGTTCCGGATCGGGGTCTTCCCGGTCAACGAATACCGGCGCACCATTTATGTGAACACCACTTTCCAAGACCTGGTTTTTCCGATGGCGAACCTTAAGGTCGACTCGGTCAGTGAGATCAGGCCTATTCCAGATTATTCCATCATTGCTTTCGGCGTAGAGCAGCACTTGTGTCTTAGGCTCAACGTTGCGTCGAAGCGCTTCTTGATAACGTTCCCGGGGAAAAGGATACTCGGCAGCACCGCAGTAAATCGCCTTCCATAACGCATTCTCCTTGTCGTACCAGACCGTTGGGAAATTCCATGTTCCTTCAGTTAAATCGTCCTCAAGCGTTGCTTCTGGGCGCCACTCAGGCTCGCCAAGCCTTCTGACGCAATTATCACGGCGCTGTAGCGCCCAATCATCGAAGAATAGGATTGTTTCCATAGTTCAACTCTCCTTGTTGCTGAGTCCGGCTCCTGTTGTCACACTCACCCCGCCTCCGGTTTCAATGGGATAAGTATAGGAATCAATTTCGTTTCGCCCGAACTCGGCCCAAGTGGCATTTTGGCCCTTCCACATAGCGGTTTCTAGGTCATCATCTATTACAACTCGATCCTTTAGTTCGGATTCATCGTAAGCAGCGATTCCGATTTTGTAAGGACCAGGAAAATCTGGCCGAAAGGGTTCGAATTCGTGGCGCCGCTCAATTGCTCGCTTGACACCTTTTCTGATCAAATCCTGAGCTCCCTTAGGTGTCAGATGGCGTGCGAACCATTTTCCCAATCCTTCTTTCACTACCGCAACTTCGATGTTGGGGATCAGCTCTTTAATCTGCGCCGTGCCGATTTGGTCTCCACTCATAAATATTAGGGGCACTCCTTTGCATCCAGCTTCAACAGCAAGGACTCCCGTCCTTCCTATGCGAAGTTTCCCGTCGTTGAATTCCCACATCGCATGGCCCATGGGACTCATCTCTGAACCTTTCCCAGAAAGCATACCGTAACCGCAGCCGACCCCAAGAACAGCGGCAAAACTATCATCCAAACAGGGCAAGAATGTCGGTCGTCGCTTCCCACGCCCTTGGAGCAATTCAACCGGAGGTTCGAATTCCTCGATAGCGAGGTTGGAACCTGAATGATGGTTGTCATTAATGTAAATCTTCTCTGCTCCTGCATCTAGCGCTCCTTGCACTGCCGCTTTGACCTCGCCGGTCATCAGTTGTCGCATTCTTTCCCAGAAATGATACATTTCGGTTGAACCAGTTTTTGCATGCGGCTCGAAAAAGCTTACGCCTGCAATGGCTTCCATATCAGCATCAATGTATATTTTCATTTTATAATTTATGTATGATTCATCCCTACGGAATTACAGCAAAAAGAAAGAGTACTGAAATTAAACTCAAGTCAAGAGCCTCTCCCTAAATAGCGGGATACGCATCGAGGAGCTAAAATTCTTCTTTTCAATTGTCGATCTCAAAATGGTGCAGGTCAAAATCTGCTCAGGCGGTTTTCTTTTCTTTTTAAAACAGGTCCTAGTATTCAACGATCTCACAAAATTCGAAAAGCTTCTTCGCTCGTTCTGAGAATCCGGCATAGACTTCAGGTGGAACTTTAACCTTTTGTCGGATGCTCATCCACTCCAGACCATAGCAAACGACAATTTCAGGGCGAGGTCCTACAGACGTATTCGGAGTCCCTCGGTGTAGTGTACGGACGTCCTGTATCCACATTGTACCTTTCTTCATGTTGAGTCGATGAGTCGATGGGAAATGCCCACGATTCAGGATTTCGTCATAGCGGGTCTCTAAGCTGGTATTGGCCACGTACTGGGTTGAAGGAAGGACTTCGATGCTGCCGTTTTCTTCAGATGTATCGACCAACGGGAATTTAACTCCCAGAATAGGACAGGTGTCTAGGCCGACATGAGGAATTTCCCTGGCAATGAGGGTGTCTCGGTGCCAGTGTTGATATTCACTCCCGGGGTAGGGATTGTTTGAGTGAAAACACCGAATATAGAATTCTTCTCGTTTCCAATAACGCTTTAGGAATTCGAGAATAACCGGGTTTGCATAGACTTCCGGATCGGCAAATGGTGGGACCCAAGGAATGGTCAGGGTGTAGCGGTTAACATTTTGTTGGCGTCCGAAGCCGGTACGCAGTTCCCCCCACTCTTTAAGGGCGATTTTCGATTCACGACTTTTCACGTGCTCCAAAAGCGGCAGAAACGCTTCATAGATCCGATCTACAGTCTCAACCGATAAAACGTCTTCTAAGACGGCGTAACCGTTGATTCTGAACTCATCGATCTTTAAATCGAGGTCTATGTCTTCACATTGCTTTGTCATTAATCTCCTGCTTACGCCTGATCGTATTGTAGTGAGATTGAGTACTCGACTTTGCCATCAAAACAGGCTGCCGTATGAGGGCTCATTAACGTACCGGTCCATTGCCAAGTCTAAGGTGATCTCGGTTGCCGCTGGAAGTTCTACCCTTAAGTAAACCCCAGACAGGTCTGTTTTTTGGGAGAGGGTTTTGATAGGGGGGGCAGCATAGCCGAAATGGTGGCCTGGGAATTCACTATCGAGGGAGTTGTAAGTTGCACCAGTAAAAGTGTGTTCGCCGAAGGCACCAGCTTGGATGACAAGAGAACGATCTTCAACAGGGTTAAGATTGAGTAGTCTCAAAATCGTTCGCTTTGCTTCCAGTTTTTCGACTAATGCGGCGACATCGGGCGGCAGTCCTGCACGACGGGCATGGACGTCGTAATAGCGTAATCTAACATGGAGCAGTCCGCCATTGTATATAGGTTGTGGTCCGCCCAAAGTTTGTTGGATCAAGGCCTCCGAGCTTACCGGATTTACCGACTGCCATAAGTGAATATTATGATGTGTTCCGACGCTCTGTTCTGCACCGATAAGGGCAATGCGCCGTGACATTTCCTTGTAGCTGGCTTGGAGCATGCGTTCGGGGAATTCAGGGTTTTCCCCCGCCAAAAAACGCAGCCAGGGCTGGTCGTGACAAGCGTCTTCCTTATTATGGAAACCAACAATATCTCGCCAGTCGTAGGATTCCTGGTGACGCAAATTTTCAATGCGTTCCCAATCTTCATTGGCCATTGATAGGTTCCAAAGAGCCGCTGGAAAGGTTGGGGACATTGGTTGCCAATCGAACCATCCGGCATCTCCGTAACGGTAGGGAACAAGAAAGGTCTCAGTGCGTTCTCCCATAGCCGTGAATTGCCCGTACCAGTGCTCCTGGAGGCTCATGTGTTCGTTACGGATGTCGCGCTTTTCTCCCATCTCAAAGATGCGGTCCTGTTGACGCCGTGGTAGCTCAAGATAGTCGCTGTCCCGAGTTATTAGATAGGCGTTAGCAGCAGCGTCGAGAGCGGTCATTTGGATATTGTACCAACCGTGCCAGGCAGTCCATCCGTACATTCCGCCGTACCAATTGCCTTCGATATACTCACCAACTTTCCCAGAATGACCCACGTTGTCGGGAATCATCCAATCGTTAGCTTTAGCGCGCTCGATCCAAGCATCCGTGTACTCAACAACCCAGTCCCGATATTTCTCTTCGCCAGTAAGCAGAAAAGCGTTGGTGACTAGACTGGATTGGGCTAGGTTGGCGATTACGTCCCCCTTGCCCCAACGCTCGTAGACCCGACGACCCATCTCCCGGGCTTTCTCGGGGTTATTAGCAGTGTCCTTCCAGGATTTGGCGCCTGGTACATCGTAAAAGGGCAGGCCGTAACGTTCGCCGCCACCGGAGGGTTTGTCCCTATCTGATTCAGGAAGATAGTGGGGACCCCCAGAGCCGTTGCGAGGAGAGAGGATGATTTTGTGTTTAGGATCATAGTTCCTGACTTCGGGATCATCGCCGTTGTAGAAGCCGGCAAACTTGCGCGCTCGACGATGGAGATCTCCATTGTTTGGATCGGCTAGGCACAGGTGGTAGAAGAAAACGTCACTTTCGGAATTATGGAAAACATCCTCTGCTCGGTGATAGTCATTATGGACCGTGCCGCACCGGGTGAGCTGTCTTGTGATACCTTCCCAACCTCTATGAGCTAAATCAACTAGATGCTTGCCACCACCCATGATGTAGAGCAGAGGCCAGTTGAAGTAGGGTTCGTAATAATCGTCTGGGCTCCCGCCACCCCAGGTATCGTCCCAAATGAATTCGCCGTCGGGACGCACGTAACGGTTGATAAAGGGATGGACGCTTTGTTCCATAGCATGGAACAGGTGGCGTTGCTGAACGGCCCACGAACGTGGTTGGGTGATGGGAACTGTGGCGCGGATTGTTTTCATATGAGTCCTCAACGTTAATGACAGAAGAATCTTCAGGATTGTGAGATTTTTAAGCTATCGATCTATGGAGTTTATAGAAACGCGTAGACAGTTCTCCACAAGAAAAATCATGGAATAAGAATTTATAATTGTGAACACAGTTTTGTGTTCAAGACTTCGACTAATGATAGTATGGAAATAGATGCTCACAGAGCCCAGATTTTTCAAGAATGATTAATGAACTTGCAAAAATTTTGTGTTTTGAGGTTCCCTAATTCTAGAATGTATGCTGTCTTTATGGAGGAAGGAACGGCTCAGCTCATGAGCCTAAAAAGGATTACCAGTAAGGCCAAGGCAGCAAAGTATATCAACCCGCTATCGGGAAGACCACTGTAACTTTAGAAAAGACAA encodes the following:
- the sacC_1 gene encoding Levanase; amino-acid sequence: MNTSVNRKSRAPYRTYATTLKEQIVQLESDELLNRFRASRKKLSTDPHRPIYHYVNPEGNLNDPNGLCFWQGRYHLFYQAYPPEDTRQHWGHVYSEDLVHWHDLPLAIYPDPEDKCYSGSIFVEENRVIAMYHGIEEGQMVAVSSDPLLLNWEKITGKTVIPDIIPDDKGRPYRVGDPCIWREEDGYYSLSGGFTDGSIFDDCRMAEFLFYSQDLERWIFLGSFIENDIFTLPGEDGAVPYFWPIGHRHILLFASHQRGSQYLIGDYNKVHHRFHVTHHGRFNFGPLRNGGVHAPSAFPDGKGGILVIHNINQGKNTEGWNHVMSLARRLTLVDEGLLQIEPVSAIEDQRGDHKHMSNISLPANKEILLDGIEGNTMELSAKLDCGNAREIRIDLLRSPNREEYTSIRFLKAGGLATSPEDYQDKDDSLVIDNSHGSLSDNLLARPPETAPFKLKKGESLDLRIFIDKSVLELFANGRQAMGLRVYPEREDSVGVSMCALGGDSILQSVDAWQMRSIYT
- the yabJ gene encoding 2-iminobutanoate/2-iminopropanoate deaminase is translated as MKVFSRVTSNERLFMKKEAIYPDTGNKSSAPLSPGIKAGGFIFVSGQVPVDPKTGEIVEGGIEQQTLQTIENISEILEAAGSSLDKVVKCTVFLTDISEFSRMNEVYSSFFCNVPPARSTIEVSKLAIDIKVEIEAVALVD
- the mntH_2 gene encoding Divalent metal cation transporter MntH, which gives rise to MDNEVKNPPRGIFPMLLTLGPGIVITGGVIGSGELIITPLQAAKFGFVLLWAVVISCLIKYFLQVEVGRHCIVHQRTIFESLNACTGPKFRGTSWIVLLFMLAWTLAQIGAVGMVGALAGLLHGLLPLKEGWSIPIWAVIVVCAIQAVLWKGLYRHLERAIITLVLGFSFSVFIALAMLQGTDYALNAGDILSGLTFSLGDAPQLAAYAVISLMGALGVAATELFVYSYWVLEKGYAKNVGPPDSEGWQQRARGWIRTLQIDAGLATLLTTTVTVSYFLLGCAILFRQGKTPEGMGVVEQMALIYTDTYGTWSHSLFLFGAFCTLTSTVMSGAAANGRAFADLFCSLGFLDRNRPKDIQRSHRIVQSVFLGSLLILFLWIQKPPATLVVLSGYLIAMFGTPLAIIGICWLAFKTDLRVRMSRITAALLLCSVTVILACLLFALLVQIGVLKGA
- the fdxA gene encoding Ferredoxin-1; this encodes MAFIVTGRCRNCKHTDCVDVCPVDCFSEDDQMLYIDPDSCIDCAACVPECPVEAIFEESEVPEIHQRWIAINADRAPAAENITEKKDPLPTARTLDEILSQEEVGGQ
- the dppA gene encoding D-aminopeptidase, with protein sequence MKIYIDADMEAIAGVSFFEPHAKTGSTEMYHFWERMRQLMTGEVKAAVQGALDAGAEKIYINDNHHSGSNLAIEEFEPPVELLQGRGKRRPTFLPCLDDSFAAVLGVGCGYGMLSGKGSEMSPMGHAMWEFNDGKLRIGRTGVLAVEAGCKGVPLIFMSGDQIGTAQIKELIPNIEVAVVKEGLGKWFARHLTPKGAQDLIRKGVKRAIERRHEFEPFRPDFPGPYKIGIAAYDESELKDRVVIDDDLETAMWKGQNATWAEFGRNEIDSYTYPIETGGGVSVTTGAGLSNKES
- the kanJ_1 gene encoding Kanamycin B dioxygenase — translated: MTKQCEDIDLDLKIDEFRINGYAVLEDVLSVETVDRIYEAFLPLLEHVKSRESKIALKEWGELRTGFGRQQNVNRYTLTIPWVPPFADPEVYANPVILEFLKRYWKREEFYIRCFHSNNPYPGSEYQHWHRDTLIAREIPHVGLDTCPILGVKFPLVDTSEENGSIEVLPSTQYVANTSLETRYDEILNRGHFPSTHRLNMKKGTMWIQDVRTLHRGTPNTSVGPRPEIVVCYGLEWMSIRQKVKVPPEVYAGFSERAKKLFEFCEIVEY